Proteins encoded in a region of the Coriobacteriia bacterium genome:
- a CDS encoding ABC transporter ATP-binding protein, with protein MTAVDVLEDGVVSTTGESLAILIEHARKDYGKAAGGRREAVADVTIEVSRGAIHGLLGPNGAGKTTTLKMLLGLVRPSGGRFEILGAPAGKPGARARLGFLPESPYFPSQLTAGEAMALSGRLCGLSRTELVTQSAELLDRVGLDGRQRTPLSRFSRGMLQRLGLAAALLGKPEVLILDEPASGLDPVGQRDVRNLMVELKNAGATILLSSHQLSEVEAISDEVTILNRGIVAARGHIDALLNIEGRMSVTARGEGALPDAVRAYVGDIAVDGSTQVFSVAEDAVRGVVDALDDGGWRTVSVLPMRASLEDYFAGMLAATEPEQSPEQSEGGDSW; from the coding sequence GTGACAGCGGTAGACGTTTTGGAGGACGGGGTCGTCTCCACAACAGGGGAGTCGCTCGCCATCCTGATCGAGCATGCGCGCAAGGACTACGGCAAGGCCGCCGGCGGCCGTCGCGAGGCCGTGGCCGACGTGACGATCGAAGTGTCACGGGGCGCCATCCATGGCCTGCTCGGACCCAATGGAGCGGGCAAGACGACCACGCTCAAGATGCTTTTGGGACTCGTGCGCCCCTCAGGTGGCCGCTTCGAGATCCTTGGGGCTCCGGCGGGCAAGCCGGGCGCGCGGGCTCGGCTCGGCTTCCTGCCGGAATCGCCGTACTTCCCGAGCCAACTGACGGCAGGGGAGGCGATGGCGCTCTCGGGCCGCCTGTGCGGACTCTCTCGCACCGAGCTTGTGACGCAGAGCGCCGAGTTGCTGGACCGAGTCGGGCTCGACGGTCGGCAGCGCACGCCACTCTCGAGGTTCTCGCGCGGCATGCTGCAGCGACTGGGTCTTGCCGCGGCACTGCTCGGTAAGCCCGAGGTGCTGATTCTCGACGAGCCGGCCTCGGGACTCGACCCCGTCGGCCAGCGCGACGTGCGTAACCTCATGGTCGAACTCAAGAACGCGGGCGCGACGATCCTCCTGTCATCACACCAGCTGTCGGAGGTCGAAGCGATCTCCGATGAGGTCACCATCCTGAACCGCGGCATCGTCGCAGCACGCGGGCACATCGATGCGCTGCTCAACATCGAAGGCCGCATGTCGGTGACCGCCCGCGGGGAAGGTGCCTTGCCGGACGCTGTGCGCGCCTACGTCGGAGACATCGCGGTCGACGGATCGACCCAGGTCTTCTCGGTGGCCGAGGACGCCGTGCGCGGTGTCGTGGACGCACTCGATGACGGTGGCTGGCGCACGGTGTCGGTGCTTCCCATGCGCGCATCACTCGAGGACTACTTTGCGGGTATGCTCGCGGCCACTGAGCCCGAGCAGTCACCCGAGCAGTCGGAAGGCGGTGACTCCTGGTGA
- a CDS encoding YqeG family HAD IIIA-type phosphatase — protein MLNPDLYHRSVLDIDLAALAAQGIDTLLIDLDNTLVPRDSAEIPAEVKAWALALPAAGFSACIVSNNWHERVCKVAEELGMELVAKAVKPLPFAFYAAFRRMGCSRASAVIIGDQLFTDVLGGKLVGIKTILIAPISSADLPHTLFLRKVERVLLAGRTPLP, from the coding sequence GTGCTCAACCCTGATCTGTATCACCGCAGTGTGCTCGACATCGACCTGGCCGCACTCGCTGCGCAGGGCATCGACACGCTGCTGATCGACCTGGATAACACGCTCGTGCCGCGCGACTCCGCAGAGATTCCCGCCGAGGTCAAGGCGTGGGCGCTTGCCCTGCCGGCCGCGGGATTCTCGGCATGCATCGTCTCGAACAACTGGCACGAGCGCGTGTGCAAAGTCGCAGAGGAGCTCGGCATGGAGCTGGTCGCCAAGGCGGTCAAGCCGCTGCCGTTCGCCTTCTATGCGGCGTTTCGACGCATGGGCTGTTCGCGAGCCAGTGCCGTTATCATCGGCGACCAACTGTTCACCGACGTACTCGGCGGGAAACTCGTCGGAATCAAGACGATACTCATCGCACCCATCTCTTCTGCCGATTTACCTCATACGCTCTTCTTGCGAAAGGTCGAACGCGTTCTTCTGGCAGGTCGCACCCCGCTGCCGTAG